One Bacillus sp. 1780r2a1 DNA segment encodes these proteins:
- a CDS encoding cell division protein FtsQ/DivIB, with translation MDKDKSKLIVLEDRVPKLKEQRKHKANRRLIFYLSLFFILILFIVYSQSSLSNISKIEVIGNEYVGSKDVIKASNLTNKTSYWEVDKDKVSEMVEKHPEIQTATIIKSFPNKVTIKVKEYERTAYVFSNGTYFPVNENGKVLKAIKSSEMISSAPLLVEWNDPEAIQEMVQELAKTPVSLASSISEIYYTPTKAEPLQVEVFMNDGREVSAKIKNFSEKIVYYPAIVKELTPEQQGVIDLEGNSFTPYKKNEQKSDE, from the coding sequence ATGGATAAAGATAAAAGCAAGTTAATTGTTCTTGAAGATCGCGTGCCTAAGCTAAAAGAGCAGCGTAAGCATAAAGCAAATAGGCGGCTTATCTTTTATTTATCACTCTTTTTCATCCTTATTCTATTCATTGTATATTCGCAGTCATCCCTGAGTAATATTTCAAAAATTGAAGTTATAGGGAACGAATATGTGGGTAGTAAGGATGTTATAAAAGCAAGCAACCTAACAAATAAAACAAGCTATTGGGAAGTCGACAAAGATAAGGTCAGTGAGATGGTAGAAAAACATCCTGAAATTCAAACAGCGACGATTATTAAAAGCTTTCCTAATAAGGTAACAATTAAAGTGAAAGAATACGAGCGCACAGCATACGTATTTTCAAACGGTACATATTTCCCCGTCAATGAAAATGGAAAAGTTCTCAAAGCAATCAAGAGCAGCGAAATGATATCAAGTGCTCCTTTGCTTGTAGAATGGAATGACCCAGAAGCTATTCAAGAGATGGTACAAGAACTAGCGAAGACGCCGGTAAGCCTGGCAAGTTCTATTTCAGAGATTTATTATACGCCTACCAAAGCAGAACCCCTTCAAGTTGAGGTGTTTATGAACGATGGTAGAGAAGTTAGTGCTAAGATTAAAAATTTCTCAGAAAAAATCGTGTACTATCCGGCTATTGTAAAAGAGCTAACGCCAGAACAACAAGGTGTAATTGATCTGGAAGGAAACTCTTTTACACCATATAAGAAAAATGAACAGAAGAGTGATGAATAG
- the murB gene encoding UDP-N-acetylmuramate dehydrogenase, with product MEALVKELMELNIGRVRENEPLSKHTTMKIGGPADVLLEPSSVENLKIAMDIIRKHNVKWRAIGRGSNLLVSDKGIEGVVIKLGAGLDDLQIDGERVTVGGGYPSIKLATVITKQGLSGLEFSSGIPGSVGGAVYMNAGAHGSDMSQILEKAYILFEDGTLEWLSNEEMKFSYRNSILQKERPGVCVQAVLQLKKGTRDEIVGVMQKNKDYRRETQPWNFPCAGSIFRNPLPNYAGDLIEKSGLKGYSIGGAQISEMHGNFIVNTGNGTASDVLALIDHVKKTIKERFDIDMHTEVEIIGR from the coding sequence ATGGAAGCGTTAGTAAAAGAATTAATGGAATTAAATATTGGAAGAGTTCGTGAAAACGAACCGTTGTCCAAGCATACAACAATGAAGATTGGTGGGCCTGCAGATGTTCTTTTAGAACCAAGCTCTGTAGAAAATCTAAAAATAGCAATGGACATTATTCGCAAGCATAACGTGAAGTGGAGAGCTATTGGACGCGGCTCTAACCTATTAGTGTCAGATAAAGGAATTGAGGGTGTTGTCATTAAGCTTGGAGCAGGACTTGATGATTTACAAATTGACGGTGAGCGCGTTACAGTAGGTGGAGGATACCCTAGTATTAAACTTGCTACTGTTATTACCAAACAAGGTTTATCAGGGCTTGAATTTTCAAGTGGTATTCCAGGTTCAGTGGGCGGTGCAGTTTATATGAATGCAGGTGCTCATGGTTCTGACATGTCACAAATACTAGAAAAAGCTTACATTTTGTTTGAAGATGGAACGTTAGAATGGCTTTCAAATGAAGAGATGAAGTTTTCGTACCGCAACTCAATCTTACAAAAAGAGCGCCCGGGAGTTTGCGTGCAGGCAGTTCTACAGCTGAAGAAAGGAACTCGCGATGAAATCGTAGGGGTTATGCAAAAAAACAAAGATTATCGTCGTGAAACTCAGCCTTGGAACTTCCCTTGTGCAGGTAGTATTTTCAGAAATCCACTACCAAACTATGCGGGAGATTTAATTGAAAAGTCTGGCTTAAAAGGTTACTCAATCGGTGGAGCTCAAATTAGTGAAATGCACGGTAACTTTATTGTGAATACAGGCAACGGCACGGCAAGCGATGTCTTAGCATTGATTGATCATGTGAAAAAAACAATTAAAGAGCGCTTTGACATTGATATGCACACAGAAGTAGAAATAATAGGTCGTTAA
- the spoVE gene encoding stage V sporulation protein E — translation MSTKRSTPDFFLIIVTLSLLTIGLIMVYSASAVWATYKFEDSFFFAKRQLLFAGLGICAMFVIMNIDYWTWRTWSKTLVIICFVLLILVLIPGVGLVRNGSQSWIGVGAFSIQPSEFMKFAMITFLAKYLSENQKNITSFKKGMLPALSFVFLAFGIIMLQPDLGTGTVLVGTCIVMIFVSGARISHFVGLGLLGIGGFVVLVLSAPYRIKRITSFLDPWEDPLGSGFQIIQSLYAIGPGGLLGLGLGQSRQKFFYLPEPQTDFIFAILSEELGFIGGSLVLVLFSLLLWRGIRVALGAPDLYGSFLALGIISMVAIQVMINIGVVTGLMPVTGITLPFLSYGGSSLTLMLAAVGVLLNVSRYSRY, via the coding sequence TTGTCGACGAAAAGGTCTACGCCAGATTTTTTTCTTATAATCGTTACACTATCTCTTTTAACGATTGGACTTATTATGGTTTACAGTGCAAGCGCGGTATGGGCTACATATAAGTTTGAGGATTCATTCTTTTTTGCTAAGCGTCAGCTTTTATTTGCTGGGCTCGGCATATGTGCTATGTTTGTCATCATGAACATTGACTATTGGACGTGGCGCACGTGGTCCAAAACGCTTGTCATTATTTGTTTTGTACTATTAATATTGGTTTTGATTCCGGGTGTAGGTTTAGTAAGGAACGGTTCTCAAAGTTGGATAGGTGTAGGCGCTTTTTCAATTCAGCCGTCGGAATTTATGAAGTTCGCAATGATTACCTTTTTAGCCAAATATTTATCGGAGAATCAAAAGAACATAACCTCTTTTAAAAAAGGCATGCTACCAGCTTTATCTTTTGTTTTCTTAGCTTTTGGTATCATTATGCTTCAGCCGGATTTAGGAACAGGAACCGTACTAGTTGGAACATGTATCGTTATGATTTTTGTCTCAGGAGCTCGTATTAGTCACTTTGTAGGTCTAGGGTTATTGGGGATTGGAGGATTTGTTGTACTTGTACTATCTGCTCCATATCGAATTAAACGAATTACATCGTTTTTAGATCCATGGGAAGATCCGTTAGGAAGTGGTTTTCAAATTATTCAATCCTTATATGCAATTGGACCAGGAGGGCTTTTAGGGTTAGGCTTGGGACAAAGCAGACAGAAGTTCTTCTACCTCCCAGAGCCTCAAACAGATTTTATCTTTGCGATTTTGTCAGAAGAGCTTGGTTTTATAGGAGGCTCACTAGTTTTAGTGTTATTTAGTTTGTTATTATGGCGTGGTATACGAGTAGCTCTAGGTGCGCCCGATTTGTACGGTAGTTTCTTAGCGCTTGGGATTATTTCAATGGTTGCTATTCAGGTTATGATTAATATTGGAGTAGTAACTGGATTAATGCCGGTAACCGGTATTACACTGCCTTTTTTAAGTTATGGAGGCTCTTCACTAACCTTAATGCTTGCCGCAGTAGGAGTATTGCTGAATGTTAGCCGCTATTCTCGCTATTAA